The Cellulomonas wangleii genome includes a region encoding these proteins:
- a CDS encoding Rossmann-like and DUF2520 domain-containing protein — MTADPASRPGRLGVGVVGAGRVGAVLGSALRGAGHPVVGVSAVSEASRERAAMLLPGVPVLEVPEVVRRAELVLLAVPDDALAPLVQGLADTGAWQVGQIAVHTSGRFGTAVLAPARAAGVIPLALHPAMTFTGTSLDLARLAGCAFAVTAPGPVLPIGQALVVEIGGEPVVVDEDRRPLYHAGLAHGANHLVVLVAQAAQVLRAAGVADPGRVLRPLLEAALDGALRAEDAAGDTGPGAVSALTGPVRRGDAGTVADHVAVLAELGTTSGAVDVLTGYGALSRAAAARALSAGLVGPDAAQRVLDALAGIIPAPPALQEDDHGAPPPGHPRAPGPDDDGGTPPQEDA, encoded by the coding sequence GTGACCGCCGACCCGGCGTCGCGTCCGGGCCGCCTGGGTGTGGGCGTCGTGGGCGCCGGGCGCGTGGGCGCCGTCCTGGGCAGTGCGCTGCGCGGTGCGGGCCACCCGGTGGTCGGGGTCTCCGCGGTGTCCGAGGCGTCGCGCGAGCGTGCCGCGATGCTGCTGCCGGGCGTGCCGGTGCTGGAGGTGCCCGAGGTGGTGCGCCGCGCCGAGCTGGTGCTGCTGGCCGTGCCCGACGACGCGCTCGCGCCGCTGGTCCAGGGCCTGGCGGACACGGGCGCGTGGCAGGTGGGGCAGATCGCCGTGCACACGTCGGGGCGCTTCGGCACGGCCGTGCTCGCGCCCGCCCGCGCCGCCGGCGTGATCCCGCTGGCACTGCACCCCGCGATGACCTTCACGGGGACGTCCCTCGACCTGGCCCGGCTGGCGGGCTGCGCGTTCGCGGTGACCGCGCCCGGGCCCGTGCTGCCGATCGGCCAGGCGCTCGTCGTCGAGATCGGTGGGGAGCCGGTGGTCGTCGACGAGGACCGGCGCCCGCTCTACCACGCGGGGCTCGCGCACGGTGCGAACCACCTGGTGGTGCTGGTGGCCCAGGCGGCCCAGGTGCTGCGGGCGGCGGGCGTGGCGGATCCCGGTCGCGTGCTGCGTCCCCTGCTGGAGGCGGCGCTCGACGGGGCGCTGCGGGCGGAGGACGCCGCCGGGGACACCGGTCCGGGTGCGGTGAGCGCGCTCACCGGCCCGGTGCGGCGCGGGGACGCCGGCACGGTGGCCGACCACGTCGCGGTGCTCGCCGAGCTCGGCACCACCAGCGGTGCGGTCGACGTGCTGACGGGTTACGGTGCGCTGTCGCGGGCCGCGGCGGCGCGGGCGCTCAGCGCCGGGCTGGTCGGCCCCGACGCAGCGCAGCGCGTGCTCGACGCGCTCGCGGGCATCATCCCGGCGCCCCCGGCGTTGCAGGAGGACGACCACGGAGCACCGCCGCCGGGACACCCCCGCGCGCCAGGACCGGACGACGACGGCGGCACCCCGCCGCAGGAGGACGCATGA
- a CDS encoding PH domain-containing protein, whose translation MSTALHPVPESAGEEGYDWRRLHPVTPALRGWKALVAFVAIVGYQMADVLRDVVGALGPGRAWLVVLGAVVLVGLVGFVYSALAWRVMRYAVTDTAVHLRTGLLFRQQRQARLDRLQAVDMVQPLLARLLGLAQLNLEVAGGTGSAVQLAFLREAEAESLRAQILALAAGVGPTRVVPGPAGDPDAGTAVDGAAGAVPDVAGAAAGSPGVRVYEAAPERQVYELPMPRLIRSILRSGPPWALLVVFVASVAASVTVGDVGMLFVVLPGVIGVGGYVWGRLNAAATFRAAVSPDGIRLRHGLTETRTQTVPPGRVQAVRLSQGPFWRGADWWKVEINVAGYGAESMTESVLHPVATRAEAAVALWLVLPDLGVDDPLATLDAALTGRDDDGGFTPAPYRARWVDPLSRRRHGVLVTRTALVMRSGRWWRSVVVVPHERTQSIALTQGPVQRRLRLATFVTHSTPGPVTPQVEHLDEHVAAELLQEQARRAREARAVAGPELWMRTAAADLGTGGDVAGAQPPQPPVVDAAPAPTAPTPTPTAPTPTAPTAPPPAPTAATATAPDPTVVAAVRPTPAEPVADDGGRP comes from the coding sequence GTGAGCACCGCGCTGCACCCCGTGCCCGAGTCCGCGGGGGAGGAAGGGTACGACTGGCGCCGTCTGCACCCCGTGACACCGGCGCTGCGCGGGTGGAAGGCGCTGGTGGCGTTCGTCGCGATCGTCGGCTACCAGATGGCCGACGTGCTGCGCGACGTGGTCGGGGCGCTCGGCCCGGGCCGCGCGTGGCTCGTCGTGCTCGGTGCCGTCGTGCTCGTCGGGCTCGTCGGTTTCGTGTACTCCGCGCTGGCGTGGCGGGTCATGCGCTACGCCGTCACCGACACGGCCGTGCACCTGCGCACGGGACTGCTGTTCCGCCAGCAGCGCCAGGCGCGCCTGGACCGGTTGCAGGCCGTCGACATGGTGCAGCCGCTGCTCGCGCGGCTGCTGGGACTCGCCCAGCTCAACCTCGAGGTCGCCGGCGGCACGGGCTCCGCCGTGCAGCTGGCCTTCCTGCGGGAGGCCGAGGCGGAGTCGCTGCGCGCCCAGATCCTCGCGCTCGCCGCCGGCGTCGGGCCGACGCGGGTGGTGCCCGGGCCCGCGGGCGACCCGGACGCCGGTACCGCGGTCGACGGGGCGGCGGGCGCGGTGCCCGACGTCGCGGGCGCGGCAGCCGGGAGCCCGGGTGTGCGCGTGTACGAGGCCGCGCCCGAGCGGCAGGTGTACGAGCTGCCCATGCCCCGGCTCATCCGGTCGATCCTGCGCTCGGGGCCGCCGTGGGCCCTGCTGGTCGTGTTCGTGGCGTCGGTCGCCGCGAGCGTCACGGTGGGGGACGTGGGCATGCTGTTCGTCGTCCTGCCCGGCGTCATCGGCGTGGGCGGCTACGTGTGGGGGCGGCTCAACGCCGCCGCGACGTTCCGCGCGGCCGTGTCCCCCGACGGGATCCGGCTGCGGCACGGGCTGACCGAGACCCGTACCCAGACCGTGCCGCCGGGACGCGTGCAGGCCGTGCGCCTCAGCCAGGGGCCGTTCTGGCGCGGCGCCGACTGGTGGAAGGTCGAGATCAACGTCGCGGGCTACGGCGCCGAGTCGATGACCGAGTCCGTGCTGCACCCCGTCGCCACGCGGGCGGAGGCCGCGGTCGCGCTGTGGCTGGTGCTGCCGGACCTGGGCGTCGACGACCCGCTGGCGACGCTCGACGCCGCCCTGACGGGCCGCGACGACGACGGCGGGTTCACGCCCGCCCCGTACCGCGCGCGCTGGGTCGACCCGCTGAGCCGGCGCCGGCACGGGGTCCTGGTGACACGCACCGCCCTGGTCATGCGGTCGGGCCGGTGGTGGCGCTCGGTGGTCGTCGTGCCGCACGAGCGCACGCAGAGCATCGCGCTCACCCAGGGCCCGGTGCAGCGGCGCCTGCGGCTCGCCACGTTCGTCACCCACTCGACTCCCGGACCCGTCACGCCGCAGGTCGAGCACCTGGACGAGCACGTCGCCGCGGAGCTGCTGCAGGAGCAGGCGCGCCGCGCCCGCGAGGCCCGGGCCGTCGCCGGACCCGAGCTGTGGATGCGGACGGCCGCGGCGGACCTGGGGACGGGCGGCGACGTCGCCGGCGCGCAGCCTCCGCAGCCGCCGGTGGTCGACGCGGCACCCGCGCCGACGGCCCCGACCCCGACGCCCACGGCCCCGACGCCCACGGCCCCGACGGCGCCGCCCCCGGCCCCGACGGCAGCCACCGCGACGGCACCCGACCCGACGGTCGTGGCGGCCGTCCGCCCCACGCCGGCCGAGCCCGTCGCCGACGACGGGGGCCGACCGTGA
- the panC gene encoding pantoate--beta-alanine ligase: MSTTHPALVRDRDGLAAALAAQDAATLPRPESDTGRRRYRRAVVMTMGALHEGHLALVEHARSLAEVVVVTIFVNPLQFGPTEDLARYPRDLERDLRLLSGPGLLRPQDVVFAPTVDVVYPDGDPTVRVTAGRVGDVLEGASRPGHLDGVLTVVLKLMHLTQPDVAVFGQKDAQQVVAVRRMVEDLDVPVVVAVHPTVREPDGLARSSRNAYLTADERERALGLSAALSAGRRAADGGQGADEVVAAARAVLDERLSDDDAVDYVALVDAGTFAPADARTDEALLLLAARVGSTRLIDNAPLTLRTGLAGAGRGSDATGRTTGGAA, translated from the coding sequence ATGAGCACCACCCACCCCGCGCTGGTGCGCGACCGCGACGGCCTCGCCGCGGCGCTGGCCGCGCAGGACGCCGCCACGCTGCCGCGGCCCGAGTCGGACACCGGCCGGCGCCGCTACCGGCGCGCCGTGGTCATGACCATGGGGGCGCTGCACGAGGGGCACCTGGCGCTCGTCGAGCACGCCCGCTCGCTGGCGGAGGTCGTCGTGGTGACGATCTTCGTCAACCCGCTGCAGTTCGGCCCCACGGAGGACCTGGCCCGGTACCCGCGCGACCTGGAGCGGGACCTGCGGCTGCTGTCGGGCCCCGGTCTGCTGCGCCCGCAGGACGTGGTGTTCGCCCCGACGGTCGACGTCGTCTACCCGGACGGGGACCCGACGGTCCGCGTGACCGCGGGTCGTGTCGGCGACGTCCTCGAGGGCGCCTCGCGTCCCGGCCACCTCGACGGTGTGCTCACGGTGGTGCTCAAGCTGATGCACCTGACGCAGCCGGACGTGGCCGTGTTCGGCCAGAAGGACGCGCAGCAGGTGGTCGCGGTGCGGCGGATGGTCGAGGACCTCGACGTGCCGGTCGTCGTCGCCGTGCACCCGACGGTGCGCGAGCCCGACGGTCTGGCCCGCTCGAGCCGCAACGCGTACCTGACGGCCGACGAGCGCGAGCGTGCCCTGGGCCTGTCGGCGGCGCTGTCCGCCGGGCGTCGCGCCGCGGACGGCGGGCAGGGCGCGGACGAGGTCGTCGCGGCTGCTCGTGCCGTGCTCGACGAGCGGTTGTCCGACGACGACGCGGTGGACTACGTGGCGCTCGTCGACGCTGGGACCTTCGCGCCGGCCGACGCCCGCACCGACGAGGCGCTGCTGCTGCTGGCCGCGCGGGTGGGGAGCACGCGGCTGATCGACAACGCCCCGCTGACGCTGCGCACCGGCCTGGCCGGCGCGGGCCGGGGCTCCGACGCGACGGGCCGCACGACCGGGGGTGCCGCGTGA
- the folK gene encoding 2-amino-4-hydroxy-6-hydroxymethyldihydropteridine diphosphokinase, translating to MNVQDDVQDEGGRRLDQIRLTGIRATGYHGVFPHERRDGQTFVADVVVHVDTRRAAAGDDLAHTVHYGELAEQVVAVLTGEPVDLVETLAERIAATVLARPGVHAVDVAVHKPEAPITVPFDDVVVSIRRDRSKLPAAEPYRPATGQVRRSTDASRPRTASLPLGAAAPDALPAAAPLPAAAPLPAAPPLPPLVAHAAPAAPVTPASGAATVPGPPSPPAGAPAAGPPAPDTSRPAHDGGPDGGAVRVGPAPTGAVPTGVLPAVGAAVAASPSHGAERAGGAPVDPAYAARVDAYAAAPAAPRPEWPVHDRHEDGPGPDLGATQLMDPVTDVVEGEIVQDALDEPPGHPVRTVLALGANLGPAQDTLRRAVADLAATPGVEVVAVSPLARTAAIGPEQPDYLNAVVLARTTLAARELLRAVHAVENAHGRERAERWGPRTLDVDIIVYGDTLAVTDDLELPHPRAHERAFVLEPWAQVDPEAVLPGLGGGPVAQLAATAPDRDGVRWMALDWLTAPVPAAIPEPDAAGPEGTHRP from the coding sequence GTGAACGTGCAGGACGACGTGCAGGACGAGGGCGGGCGCCGGCTGGACCAGATCCGGCTGACGGGCATCCGCGCCACGGGGTACCACGGGGTGTTCCCGCACGAACGGCGCGACGGGCAGACGTTCGTCGCCGACGTCGTCGTGCACGTGGACACGCGTCGCGCAGCGGCCGGCGACGACCTGGCGCACACCGTGCACTACGGGGAGCTGGCCGAGCAGGTCGTGGCCGTGCTCACCGGGGAGCCGGTCGACCTGGTGGAGACCCTGGCCGAGCGGATCGCGGCGACCGTGCTCGCACGGCCGGGCGTGCACGCCGTCGACGTGGCCGTGCACAAGCCCGAGGCACCGATCACGGTGCCGTTCGACGACGTCGTGGTCTCGATCCGGCGCGACCGCAGCAAGCTCCCGGCCGCCGAGCCGTACCGCCCCGCGACCGGGCAGGTGCGCCGGTCCACCGACGCGTCGCGACCGCGCACGGCGTCGCTGCCGCTGGGGGCCGCCGCCCCGGACGCGCTGCCCGCCGCCGCCCCGCTGCCCGCCGCCGCCCCGCTGCCCGCCGCACCCCCGCTGCCGCCGCTCGTCGCGCACGCGGCGCCGGCGGCACCGGTCACGCCCGCGTCCGGTGCGGCCACGGTCCCCGGGCCGCCGTCACCGCCTGCCGGGGCGCCCGCGGCGGGTCCGCCCGCGCCCGACACCTCGCGCCCCGCGCACGACGGCGGTCCCGACGGCGGTGCGGTCCGCGTCGGGCCGGCGCCGACCGGTGCGGTCCCGACCGGGGTGCTGCCCGCGGTGGGTGCCGCCGTCGCCGCCTCGCCGTCGCACGGTGCGGAGCGTGCCGGCGGGGCGCCCGTCGACCCGGCCTACGCCGCGCGGGTGGACGCGTACGCGGCCGCGCCCGCCGCACCCCGGCCCGAGTGGCCGGTCCACGACCGCCACGAGGACGGCCCCGGCCCGGATCTCGGTGCGACGCAGCTCATGGACCCGGTCACGGACGTCGTCGAGGGCGAGATCGTGCAGGACGCGCTCGACGAGCCGCCGGGTCACCCCGTGCGGACGGTGCTCGCGCTGGGGGCGAACCTCGGCCCCGCGCAGGACACCCTGCGGCGGGCGGTCGCCGACCTCGCGGCGACGCCGGGCGTCGAGGTCGTCGCCGTGTCCCCGTTGGCCCGGACCGCCGCGATCGGCCCCGAGCAGCCGGACTACCTCAACGCCGTCGTGCTGGCCCGCACCACGCTGGCCGCACGCGAGCTGCTGCGCGCCGTGCACGCGGTGGAGAACGCGCACGGACGCGAGCGCGCCGAGCGCTGGGGCCCGCGCACCCTGGACGTCGACATCATCGTGTACGGCGACACCCTGGCCGTGACCGACGACCTCGAGCTGCCGCACCCCCGCGCGCACGAGCGCGCGTTCGTCCTCGAGCCGTGGGCGCAGGTCGACCCGGAGGCGGTGCTGCCCGGGCTCGGCGGCGGGCCCGTGGCACAGCTCGCCGCGACCGCACCCGACCGCGACGGCGTGCGCTGGATGGCCCTCGACTGGCTGACGGCGCCCGTGCCGGCGGCCATCCCCGAGCCGGACGCCGCCGGTCCGGAGGGGACGCACCGACCGTGA
- a CDS encoding L-aspartate oxidase: MPVLPDLPSVRLATRLAAPDPGWTVQADAVVVGSGIAGLTAALELRSRVGRVLLVTKGLLSSGSTVWAQGGVAAALHPEDSPAAHLQDTLVAGVGLCDPRAVETLVTEGPRRVRELVARGAVFDTTPDGAISLTREGGHLTDRIAHAGGDATGAEISRALVAQIEAVRDDPGIEVIEHALVLDVLTGAPGPDGAPGAVAGVTLHVIGEGSRDGVGAALAPAVVLATGGIGQVYRSSTNPAQATGDGIAAALRAGAVLGDLEFVQFHPTVLWLGAGVKGQLTLVSEAVRGEGALLLDTDGVRFMPDVHPLAELAPRDVVAHAIVRRLAATGSDHVWLDARHLGADFLRRRFPTIHERLAEHGIDPATDLVPVAPAQHYHSGGVVTDLDGRSSLTGLYAVGEVACTGVHGANRLASNSLLEGLVFAHRAARDVAARIDGGFLPRVEPVPRPGAEALVAAASRARVQRAATDGPGVLRSGEGLRRALATLAAIPADAHERRHDGRRLGEPQLAEWETTNVHQVATVLALAALVREESRGGHARADHPSTVDGWRQRLWVKSVPDGSVQTGRTPVG, from the coding sequence GTGCCCGTGCTGCCCGACCTGCCGTCCGTCCGCCTCGCCACGCGTCTCGCGGCGCCGGACCCGGGCTGGACCGTCCAGGCGGACGCGGTCGTGGTGGGCTCCGGGATCGCGGGCCTGACGGCGGCGCTCGAGCTGCGCTCGCGGGTGGGCCGGGTGCTGCTGGTCACCAAGGGGCTGCTGTCGTCCGGGTCGACGGTGTGGGCGCAGGGCGGGGTCGCCGCGGCGCTCCACCCGGAGGACTCCCCGGCGGCGCACCTGCAGGACACGCTCGTCGCGGGCGTCGGGCTGTGCGACCCGCGCGCGGTCGAGACGCTGGTCACCGAGGGGCCCCGCCGGGTGCGCGAGCTGGTGGCCAGGGGCGCGGTGTTCGACACCACGCCGGACGGTGCGATCAGCCTGACGCGCGAGGGCGGGCACCTGACGGACCGCATCGCGCACGCGGGCGGCGACGCGACGGGTGCCGAGATCTCCCGTGCCCTGGTGGCGCAGATCGAGGCCGTGCGCGACGACCCGGGCATCGAGGTCATCGAGCACGCCCTGGTGCTGGACGTGCTGACCGGTGCGCCGGGCCCCGACGGCGCGCCCGGCGCGGTCGCCGGGGTGACGCTGCACGTCATCGGCGAGGGCTCGCGCGACGGGGTCGGTGCGGCGCTCGCGCCCGCGGTGGTGCTCGCCACCGGCGGGATCGGGCAGGTGTACCGCTCGTCGACCAACCCGGCGCAGGCGACGGGCGACGGCATCGCCGCGGCCCTGCGCGCCGGCGCCGTGCTGGGGGACCTCGAGTTCGTGCAGTTCCACCCGACGGTGCTGTGGCTGGGCGCGGGTGTGAAGGGCCAGCTGACCCTGGTCAGCGAGGCCGTGCGGGGCGAGGGGGCCCTGCTGCTGGACACCGACGGCGTGCGGTTCATGCCCGACGTGCACCCGCTGGCCGAGCTCGCGCCGCGGGACGTCGTCGCGCACGCCATCGTGCGGCGGCTGGCGGCGACGGGCTCGGACCACGTGTGGCTCGACGCGCGGCACCTGGGGGCGGACTTCCTGCGTCGGCGGTTCCCGACGATCCACGAGCGCCTGGCGGAGCACGGCATCGACCCGGCCACCGACCTGGTGCCGGTGGCGCCGGCGCAGCACTACCACTCGGGCGGCGTGGTCACGGACCTCGACGGGCGGTCGTCGCTGACCGGCCTGTACGCGGTGGGGGAGGTGGCGTGCACGGGCGTGCACGGCGCCAACCGGCTGGCGTCGAACTCGCTGCTGGAGGGCCTGGTGTTCGCGCACCGCGCGGCGCGGGACGTCGCGGCGCGCATCGACGGCGGGTTCCTGCCGCGCGTCGAGCCGGTCCCGCGGCCGGGGGCCGAGGCGCTGGTCGCGGCGGCCTCTCGCGCGCGGGTGCAGCGCGCCGCGACCGACGGCCCGGGCGTGCTGCGCTCGGGCGAGGGGCTGCGGCGGGCGCTGGCCACGCTGGCGGCGATCCCGGCGGACGCGCACGAGCGTCGCCACGACGGCCGGCGCCTGGGCGAGCCCCAGCTCGCGGAGTGGGAGACGACGAACGTGCACCAGGTGGCGACCGTGCTGGCGCTCGCGGCGCTGGTCCGCGAGGAGTCCCGGGGCGGGCACGCGCGGGCGGACCATCCCTCGACGGTGGACGGCTGGCGGCAGCGGCTCTGGGTGAAGTCCGTACCGGACGGAAGCGTGCAGACCGGGCGTACCCCCGTCGGATAG
- the panD gene encoding aspartate 1-decarboxylase yields MTTLQRTMMTGKVHRATVTAADLHYVGSITIDADLLAAADVLPGQQVDVVDVTNGARLTTYAIAGEPGGGQVCVNGAAAHLVHPGDVVIVIAYGTMSDAEARTYTPHVVLVDADNRIVDTGDDPGQVPEEWTARTGLVASGLPLARGREAVDGAVG; encoded by the coding sequence GTGACCACGCTGCAGCGCACGATGATGACCGGCAAGGTGCACCGCGCCACGGTCACGGCCGCCGACCTGCACTACGTCGGCTCCATCACGATCGACGCGGACCTGCTCGCGGCGGCGGACGTCCTGCCCGGTCAGCAGGTCGACGTCGTCGACGTGACCAACGGCGCGCGCCTGACCACCTACGCGATCGCGGGCGAGCCCGGCGGTGGGCAGGTGTGCGTCAACGGCGCCGCCGCCCACCTGGTCCACCCGGGTGACGTCGTCATCGTCATCGCCTACGGCACGATGTCCGACGCGGAGGCGCGCACGTACACCCCGCACGTCGTGCTCGTCGACGCGGACAACCGCATCGTCGACACGGGCGACGACCCGGGCCAGGTGCCGGAGGAGTGGACGGCGCGGACGGGCCTCGTCGCGTCGGGCCTGCCGCTGGCGCGCGGCCGGGAGGCGGTCGACGGCGCGGTGGGCTGA
- a CDS encoding DUF3180 domain-containing protein, which translates to MTATRVRTLVLLAAGVTAVTWWAMRMTVGRGAATPPDVPWLVVAVELVIAGVVLSMGWAVRQYQRGRRPLLDPVRAARTAVLAKASCYTGALLTGWYGGQALSLLTDADVPGNSARAGSAGVAVVGAVVLAVVGLVVEHWCRIPPPDAEEPAVRRRTEPDPSAG; encoded by the coding sequence GTGACCGCGACCCGGGTGCGCACGCTCGTCCTGCTGGCGGCCGGGGTCACGGCCGTCACGTGGTGGGCCATGCGGATGACGGTCGGCCGCGGTGCGGCCACCCCGCCGGACGTCCCGTGGCTCGTGGTCGCCGTGGAGCTGGTGATCGCCGGTGTCGTGCTGTCGATGGGCTGGGCGGTGCGGCAGTACCAGCGGGGCAGGCGACCGCTGCTGGACCCCGTGCGTGCGGCCCGCACCGCGGTGCTCGCCAAGGCGTCGTGCTACACCGGGGCGCTGCTGACCGGCTGGTACGGCGGGCAGGCTCTGTCCCTGCTCACCGACGCCGACGTGCCCGGCAACTCGGCGCGGGCCGGGTCCGCCGGTGTCGCCGTGGTCGGGGCGGTCGTGCTCGCCGTCGTGGGGCTCGTCGTCGAGCACTGGTGCCGGATCCCGCCGCCGGACGCCGAGGAGCCGGCCGTGCGCCGCCGCACCGAGCCCGACCCCTCGGCGGGCTGA
- the folP gene encoding dihydropteroate synthase gives MGVVNVTPDSFSDGGRWFDADAAVERGVVLLSQGADLLDVGGESTRPGAARVPVDEELARVLPVVERLVAHGAAVSVDTTRAVVAERAVERGAVLVNDVSGGMADPAMADVVARTGAAYVAMHWRGHADVMDAHDVYDDVVGDVRRELAQRVAALHAAGVRDEQVVLDPGLGFAKTGESNWPLLAHLPDLVADGYPVLVGASRKRFLGHLLAGPDGTPAAPEARDDATAAVTALAAAAGAWAVRVHEVAASAAAVRVAARWRDAQGDTTARHATTGAAREGAR, from the coding sequence ATGGGGGTCGTCAACGTCACCCCCGACTCGTTCTCCGACGGCGGGCGCTGGTTCGACGCGGACGCCGCGGTCGAGCGCGGGGTGGTGCTGCTGTCGCAGGGTGCCGACCTGCTCGACGTCGGGGGCGAGTCGACGCGCCCCGGCGCGGCCCGGGTCCCGGTCGACGAGGAGCTCGCGCGTGTGCTCCCGGTGGTCGAGCGGCTGGTCGCGCACGGTGCCGCGGTGAGCGTGGACACCACCCGCGCCGTCGTGGCCGAGCGGGCCGTGGAGCGCGGTGCGGTGCTGGTCAACGACGTGTCGGGCGGCATGGCGGACCCCGCCATGGCGGACGTCGTCGCCCGCACCGGTGCGGCGTACGTCGCGATGCACTGGCGGGGCCACGCGGACGTGATGGACGCGCACGACGTCTACGACGACGTCGTGGGCGACGTGCGGCGCGAGCTCGCGCAGCGCGTGGCCGCGCTGCACGCGGCGGGGGTGCGCGACGAGCAGGTCGTGCTGGACCCGGGCCTCGGGTTCGCGAAGACGGGCGAGAGCAACTGGCCGCTGCTGGCCCACCTGCCGGACCTGGTGGCCGACGGCTACCCGGTGCTGGTGGGCGCCAGCCGCAAGCGGTTCCTCGGGCACCTCCTGGCCGGGCCCGACGGCACGCCCGCCGCGCCGGAGGCCCGCGACGACGCGACCGCGGCCGTCACGGCGCTGGCCGCTGCGGCGGGGGCCTGGGCGGTCCGGGTGCACGAGGTGGCGGCGTCCGCGGCAGCGGTGCGGGTGGCCGCACGCTGGCGGGACGCGCAGGGCGACACGACGGCACGGCACGCGACGACGGGTGCCGCACGGGAAGGAGCGCGGTGA
- a CDS encoding PH domain-containing protein encodes MTTTPEPAAAAGDTDPFDLHDVEWTAVSTRLATARLVVLGIWAVVLLVPTVLLAALVGVPWLWAVPALVVVLLVWGALLVPRQVRAVGYAERADDLLIRRGILLRSLVVVPYGRMQYVDVTSGPLARRFGIATVQLHTAAPGTDATIPGLPPAEAARLRDRLASRGEARLAGL; translated from the coding sequence ATGACCACCACCCCGGAACCGGCTGCCGCGGCGGGCGACACCGACCCGTTCGACCTGCACGACGTCGAGTGGACGGCGGTGTCGACGCGCCTGGCGACCGCGCGCCTCGTGGTCCTCGGGATCTGGGCCGTCGTGCTGCTCGTCCCGACGGTGCTGCTCGCGGCGCTGGTCGGCGTGCCGTGGCTGTGGGCGGTGCCCGCGCTCGTGGTCGTCCTGCTGGTGTGGGGCGCGCTGCTCGTGCCGCGTCAGGTCCGCGCGGTGGGGTACGCCGAACGCGCCGACGACCTGCTGATCCGCCGGGGCATCCTGCTGCGCTCGCTCGTCGTGGTGCCGTACGGGCGCATGCAGTACGTCGACGTGACGTCCGGTCCGCTCGCCCGCCGGTTCGGCATCGCGACCGTGCAGCTGCACACCGCCGCCCCCGGCACCGACGCGACCATCCCGGGTCTGCCGCCGGCCGAGGCCGCGCGGCTGCGCGACCGGCTCGCGTCCCGCGGTGAGGCCCGGCTGGCGGGGCTGTGA